A single Methylobacterium sp. 17Sr1-1 DNA region contains:
- a CDS encoding D-amino-acid transaminase has product MSRIVYVNGRFVPFEEATIPIMDRGFLFADGIYEVSAVLNGKLVDNEAHLARLDRSLGEIGIRNPHSIAEWTKLEEELVTRNGLKEGLVYMEVTRGVAERDFAFPPEGTPPTVVMFTQAKTVSANPLAERGAKVITVEDLRWKRRDIKSVALLAQVLAKQQAAAAGVAEAWMHEDGFVTEGGSSTAFIITEDNRIVTRPLSTALLPGITRRAVMRLAEENGLTVEERAFTVEEALAASEAFFTSASAFVMPVIEIDGTRVGGGQPGPMTRRLRGLYLEMAANG; this is encoded by the coding sequence ATGTCCCGCATCGTCTACGTCAACGGCCGCTTCGTGCCCTTCGAGGAGGCGACGATCCCGATCATGGACCGCGGGTTCCTGTTCGCCGACGGCATCTACGAAGTGAGCGCGGTGCTGAACGGCAAGCTCGTCGACAACGAGGCCCATCTCGCCCGGCTCGACCGCTCGCTGGGCGAGATCGGCATCCGCAATCCCCACTCGATCGCCGAGTGGACCAAGCTCGAAGAGGAGCTGGTCACCCGCAACGGCCTCAAGGAAGGCCTGGTCTACATGGAGGTGACCCGCGGGGTGGCCGAGCGCGACTTCGCGTTCCCGCCCGAGGGCACGCCGCCGACCGTAGTGATGTTCACGCAAGCCAAGACCGTCTCGGCGAATCCGTTGGCCGAGCGCGGCGCCAAGGTCATCACCGTCGAGGACCTGCGCTGGAAGCGTCGGGACATCAAGTCGGTGGCGCTGCTCGCCCAGGTGCTGGCCAAGCAGCAGGCCGCCGCCGCCGGCGTCGCCGAGGCCTGGATGCACGAGGACGGCTTCGTGACCGAGGGCGGCTCCTCGACCGCCTTCATCATCACCGAGGATAACCGCATCGTCACCCGCCCGCTCTCGACGGCGCTGCTTCCGGGCATCACCCGCCGGGCGGTGATGCGCCTCGCCGAGGAGAACGGCCTGACGGTGGAGGAGCGCGCCTTCACGGTCGAGGAGGCGCTGGCCGCGTCCGAGGCGTTCTTCACCTCGGCCTCCGCCTTCGTGATGCCGGTGATCGAGATCGACGGCACCCGCGTCGGCGGCGGCCAGCCCGGTCCGATGACCCGGCGCCTGCGCGGCCTCTACCTGGAGATGGCGGCGAACGGCTAG